The Saccharopolyspora gloriosae genome window below encodes:
- the glcF gene encoding glycolate oxidase subunit GlcF has product MSDTPPHDLLRSGAFDAQHPPQRELIDDCVHCGFCLPSCPTYDLWGEEMDSPRGRIYLMKEGLEGEPMTDTMVGHMDACLGCMACVSACPSGVRYGTLINETRAQIERNHTRSRWEKLLRTAIFTVFPYPRRLRAMRGPLALYQRLRLGALLRRTGITAALPPHLRTMESLAPPINRAPRLGHRVPARGARRATVGMITGCVQSAFFPDVNAATARVLAAEGCDVVIPPAQGCCGALSEHSGREEEAVAFARTLLDTFDESRVDHIVINSAGCGSTLKEYPQLLRDDPHYAAKAERFAAKVRDIAELLTELGPTATRHPLPAAIAYHDACHLSHGQGIRSQPRDLLRGIPGLELREINRGELCCGSAGIYNLLQPEAAQELGDRKAAHVQDTRADLLVTANPGCSMQIRAALERRGEALPMAHTVQVLDASIRGEAVDTLLHT; this is encoded by the coding sequence ATGAGCGACACCCCACCGCACGACCTGCTGCGCAGCGGCGCGTTCGACGCGCAGCACCCGCCGCAGCGCGAACTCATCGATGACTGCGTCCACTGCGGATTCTGCCTGCCCAGCTGCCCCACCTACGACCTGTGGGGCGAGGAGATGGACTCGCCGCGCGGGCGGATCTACCTCATGAAGGAAGGGCTCGAAGGCGAACCCATGACCGACACCATGGTCGGTCACATGGACGCCTGCCTCGGCTGCATGGCCTGCGTCAGCGCCTGCCCCTCCGGGGTGCGCTACGGCACCCTCATCAACGAGACCCGCGCCCAGATCGAACGCAACCACACCCGGAGCCGGTGGGAGAAGCTGCTGCGCACCGCGATCTTCACGGTGTTCCCCTACCCGCGCAGGCTCCGCGCGATGCGCGGCCCCCTCGCCCTCTACCAACGCCTCCGCCTCGGCGCACTGCTGCGGCGCACCGGCATCACCGCCGCGCTGCCGCCGCACCTGCGCACCATGGAATCGCTCGCGCCGCCGATCAACCGGGCCCCCCGGCTCGGCCACCGGGTGCCCGCGCGAGGAGCCCGCCGCGCCACCGTCGGCATGATCACCGGCTGCGTGCAGAGCGCCTTCTTCCCCGACGTCAACGCCGCCACCGCCCGCGTGCTCGCCGCCGAAGGCTGCGACGTAGTCATCCCGCCCGCGCAAGGATGCTGCGGAGCGCTCAGCGAACACTCCGGCCGCGAAGAGGAAGCCGTGGCGTTCGCACGGACCCTGCTCGACACCTTCGACGAGTCCCGCGTGGACCACATCGTGATCAACTCGGCGGGCTGCGGATCCACCCTCAAGGAATACCCGCAGCTGCTGCGCGACGACCCGCACTACGCCGCCAAAGCCGAACGGTTCGCCGCCAAGGTGCGCGACATCGCCGAACTGCTCACCGAACTCGGCCCCACCGCCACCCGCCACCCCCTGCCCGCCGCCATCGCCTACCACGACGCCTGCCACCTCAGCCACGGCCAAGGCATCCGCTCCCAGCCGCGCGACCTGCTCCGCGGCATCCCCGGCCTCGAACTCCGCGAGATCAACCGCGGCGAACTGTGCTGCGGCTCGGCCGGGATCTACAACCTGCTGCAGCCCGAAGCCGCCCAGGAACTCGGCGACCGCAAAGCCGCCCACGTCCAGGACACCCGGGCCGACCTGCTCGTCACCGCCAACCCCGGCTGCTCCATGCAGATCCGCGCCGCGCTCGAACGACGCGGCGAAGCGCTCCCGATGGCCCACACCGTGCAAGTGCTCGACGCCTCGATCCGCGGCGAAGCAGTCGACACCCTCCTGCACACCTGA
- a CDS encoding FAD-binding oxidoreductase: MPANTTTPAARAALESAAGTGKIRDATAADEVAGVRPTWVAAAAGTEDVSAILRAAAEHELTVVPRGSGSKLDWGAAPRSADLLLDLSTDSGIVEHAAGDLVLSARAGTPLATLHATAAEAGQQLPIDPPARTATAGGVVATATSGPGRYFFGGVRDLLIGITVVRADGTVTTSGGKVVKNVAGYDLGKLYTGSFGTLGVITEVVFRLHPLAAEHRWISSTVEGAADAAAIVDTYRHCQAMPTAIELDRPEPGGAITVSAQLEGRPDATHDRAEALARDVGGTVTDRTPDWWGQHPFGPADNALRLGAEPAALTALLTATDRAAADTGLSPALRGAAGLGVLHAGLPADADPRAVADLVAALRDRLDYAVLERGTAAVRDALDPWGPQPAGIRSLTRRIKDHFDPGHRLAPGRFAGGI; encoded by the coding sequence ATGCCCGCGAACACCACCACCCCCGCCGCCCGCGCCGCGCTGGAATCCGCGGCGGGCACCGGCAAGATCCGCGACGCGACGGCCGCCGACGAGGTCGCCGGCGTCCGGCCCACGTGGGTCGCCGCGGCCGCGGGCACCGAAGACGTCTCGGCGATCCTGCGCGCCGCCGCCGAACACGAACTCACCGTCGTGCCGCGCGGATCCGGCAGCAAACTCGACTGGGGCGCCGCGCCGCGCTCCGCGGACCTTCTGCTGGACCTGTCCACCGACAGCGGGATCGTCGAACACGCCGCCGGTGACCTGGTGCTCAGCGCCCGAGCCGGCACCCCGCTGGCCACCCTGCACGCCACCGCCGCCGAAGCCGGCCAGCAACTGCCCATCGACCCGCCGGCCCGCACCGCCACCGCGGGCGGCGTCGTGGCCACCGCGACCTCCGGTCCCGGCCGGTACTTCTTCGGCGGCGTGCGCGACCTGCTCATCGGCATCACCGTGGTGCGCGCCGACGGCACCGTCACGACCTCCGGCGGCAAAGTCGTCAAGAACGTCGCGGGCTACGACCTCGGCAAGCTCTACACCGGATCGTTCGGCACCCTCGGAGTGATCACCGAAGTGGTGTTCCGGCTGCACCCCCTCGCCGCCGAACACCGCTGGATCAGCAGCACCGTCGAAGGCGCCGCCGACGCGGCCGCCATCGTCGACACCTACCGGCACTGCCAGGCGATGCCCACCGCCATCGAACTCGACCGCCCCGAACCCGGCGGCGCCATCACCGTGAGCGCGCAGCTCGAAGGACGCCCCGACGCCACCCACGACCGCGCCGAAGCGCTCGCCCGCGACGTCGGCGGCACCGTCACCGACCGCACGCCCGACTGGTGGGGGCAGCACCCGTTCGGGCCCGCGGACAACGCGCTGCGGCTCGGCGCCGAACCCGCCGCGCTGACCGCGCTGCTCACCGCCACCGACCGCGCCGCCGCCGACACCGGCCTGTCGCCCGCGCTGCGCGGAGCCGCCGGACTCGGCGTGCTCCACGCCGGACTGCCCGCCGACGCCGACCCCCGCGCCGTCGCCGACCTCGTCGCCGCACTGCGCGACCGGCTCGACTACGCCGTGCTGGAACGCGGAACCGCCGCCGTGCGCGACGCCCTCGACCCGTGGGGACCGCAACCCGCCGGGATCCGCAGCCTGACGAGGCGGATCAAAGACCACTTCGACCCCGGACACCGACTCGCCCCCGGCCGTTTCGCGGGAGGAATCTGA
- a CDS encoding FAD-linked oxidase C-terminal domain-containing protein: MSSTGITAVPGADLDRLVRRIRDVLPENAVITDPQRRRTYECDGLASYRVVPALVVLPENTEQVQHVVAACAEQQVPFVARGSGTGLSGGALPHSEGVLIVTSKMRRILEVDVANQRAVVEPGVINLDVTGAAAPHGYYFAPDPSSQQVCSVGGNVAENSGGAHCLKYGFTTHHILGLQVVTPDGELVELGGTAREAPGYDLLGAFIGSEGTLGVVTRITVRLLRKPEVVQTLLAGFASTDDAGAAVSAIISAGVTPAAIEMMDALAIEAAEQAVHCGYPDGAGAVLVVELDGPAAEVEHTFAEVRRHCDEHGAFEIRVAADDHERAMIWKGRKSAFAAVGRISPDYIVQDGVIPRTALPEVLGRIARLSADSGVRVANVFHAGDGNLHPLVLFDDAERGAAERAEAVSGAILDLCIEHGGSITGEHGVGTDKVKYMGRMFTDDDLDTMQLVRCAFDPAGICNPGKVFPTPRLCGEVPGPRRGVHPLTEAGLADQF; encoded by the coding sequence ATGTCCTCGACCGGCATCACCGCGGTCCCCGGCGCCGACCTCGACCGGTTGGTGCGGCGCATCCGCGACGTGCTCCCGGAGAACGCGGTGATCACCGACCCGCAACGGCGCCGCACCTACGAATGCGACGGCCTGGCCAGCTACCGGGTGGTGCCCGCCCTGGTCGTCCTGCCGGAGAACACCGAGCAGGTCCAGCACGTCGTCGCGGCCTGCGCCGAACAGCAGGTGCCCTTCGTCGCGCGCGGCTCCGGCACCGGCCTGTCCGGCGGGGCGCTGCCGCACTCCGAAGGCGTGCTCATCGTGACCTCGAAGATGCGCCGCATCCTGGAGGTCGACGTCGCCAACCAGCGCGCCGTCGTCGAACCCGGCGTGATCAACCTCGACGTCACCGGCGCCGCCGCCCCGCACGGCTACTACTTCGCGCCCGACCCGTCGAGCCAGCAGGTGTGCTCCGTCGGCGGCAACGTCGCCGAGAACTCCGGTGGCGCGCACTGCCTCAAGTACGGGTTCACCACCCACCACATCCTCGGACTGCAGGTCGTGACACCCGACGGCGAACTCGTCGAACTCGGCGGCACCGCGCGGGAAGCACCCGGCTACGACCTGCTCGGCGCGTTCATCGGCAGCGAAGGCACGCTCGGCGTCGTCACCCGGATCACCGTGCGGTTGCTGCGAAAACCGGAAGTCGTGCAGACCCTGCTCGCCGGATTCGCCTCCACCGACGACGCGGGCGCCGCCGTCTCCGCCATCATCAGCGCCGGCGTCACGCCCGCCGCCATCGAAATGATGGACGCGCTCGCCATCGAAGCCGCCGAACAAGCCGTCCACTGCGGATACCCCGACGGCGCGGGCGCCGTCCTCGTCGTCGAACTCGACGGCCCCGCCGCCGAAGTCGAGCACACCTTCGCCGAAGTGCGGCGGCACTGCGACGAGCACGGCGCCTTCGAGATCCGCGTCGCCGCCGACGACCACGAACGCGCCATGATCTGGAAGGGCCGCAAATCCGCGTTCGCCGCCGTCGGCCGCATCAGCCCCGACTACATCGTGCAGGACGGGGTGATCCCGCGGACCGCGCTGCCCGAAGTCCTCGGCCGCATCGCCCGGCTCTCCGCCGACTCCGGGGTCCGCGTCGCCAACGTCTTCCACGCCGGAGACGGCAACCTGCACCCCCTGGTGCTGTTCGACGACGCCGAGCGGGGCGCGGCGGAACGCGCCGAAGCGGTCTCGGGAGCGATCCTCGACCTGTGCATCGAACACGGCGGCTCCATCACCGGAGAACACGGCGTCGGCACCGACAAGGTCAAGTACATGGGCCGGATGTTCACCGACGACGACCTCGACACCATGCAACTCGTGCGGTGCGCGTTCGACCCCGCCGGGATCTGCAACCCCGGCAAGGTGTTCCCGACACCGCGGCTGTGCGGCGAAGTGCCCGGCCCGCGCCGCGGAGTGCACCCGCTCACCGAAGCAGGATTGGCGGACCAGTTCTGA
- a CDS encoding YbaB/EbfC family nucleoid-associated protein, whose translation MSSAQQRIQEMLARFEEQATAAAQLKDKMGAIRGEARSQDGAVTVAVAPSGAVLDLRLSQQAMRQSHTALQQAIMQTIRQATQQAAETMNATVEPVLGDRAEQFREAYNAHGAQPPAGLDDQPAARPEPPAAPPRAETPPAAPNRPAPNAPSTPPTRRGQDWDDEDFSRDSFLR comes from the coding sequence ATGTCCAGTGCTCAGCAGCGCATCCAGGAGATGCTGGCCCGCTTCGAGGAGCAGGCGACCGCCGCGGCACAGCTCAAGGACAAGATGGGCGCGATCCGCGGTGAGGCGCGCAGCCAGGACGGCGCGGTCACGGTCGCCGTCGCCCCCTCCGGAGCCGTCCTCGACCTGCGCCTGAGCCAGCAGGCGATGCGCCAGTCCCACACCGCCCTGCAGCAAGCGATCATGCAGACCATCCGGCAGGCCACCCAGCAGGCCGCGGAGACGATGAACGCCACCGTGGAACCGGTGCTGGGCGACCGCGCCGAGCAGTTCCGCGAGGCCTACAACGCCCACGGCGCCCAGCCCCCGGCCGGTCTCGACGACCAGCCCGCGGCTCGCCCGGAACCGCCCGCCGCACCGCCGCGCGCGGAAACCCCGCCCGCCGCGCCGAACCGCCCCGCCCCGAACGCGCCGAGCACCCCGCCGACCCGCCGCGGCCAGGACTGGGACGACGAGGACTTCTCCCGGGACTCGTTCCTGCGCTGA
- a CDS encoding oxygenase MpaB family protein codes for MTGEDAFDTPGRGYFGPDAVSWHLHGDPAMWAAGICSLYLQALHPRAVAGVVQNSDFQRDPLGRLRRTSAFVGLATYGGRAEVDRAAARVRHVHSILTATDPRDGSPIRLDEPELLRWVHCAEVASFASVVRRGGFPLTGALLDRYFDEQRRGAGLVGLDPATVPGSRREMAAYFARMRPLLARTEDAELIYRFLHRPFPEWWRSGVNLAYRPVGHLAYSLLPGWARRIYGRPAFPRAAVTAGLRAARATGLAVPGAIRWRFPADHVLRAVERLGEPAYPSARAVAALGAA; via the coding sequence ATGACCGGCGAGGACGCGTTCGACACCCCGGGCCGGGGCTACTTCGGCCCGGATGCGGTGAGCTGGCACCTGCACGGCGACCCGGCCATGTGGGCGGCCGGGATCTGCAGCCTGTACCTGCAGGCGCTGCACCCGCGCGCGGTCGCGGGCGTCGTGCAGAACTCCGATTTCCAGCGCGACCCGCTCGGCAGGCTGCGGCGCACCAGCGCGTTCGTCGGACTCGCCACCTACGGTGGCCGCGCCGAAGTGGACCGCGCCGCGGCGCGGGTGCGGCACGTGCATTCGATCCTCACCGCCACCGACCCCCGCGACGGCTCACCGATCCGGCTCGACGAGCCGGAACTGCTGCGGTGGGTGCACTGCGCCGAGGTCGCCTCGTTCGCGTCGGTGGTGCGGCGCGGCGGATTCCCGCTCACCGGTGCGCTGCTCGACCGGTACTTCGACGAGCAGCGCCGCGGCGCGGGGCTCGTCGGCCTCGACCCGGCGACCGTGCCCGGTTCCCGGCGGGAGATGGCGGCCTACTTCGCCCGGATGCGGCCGCTGCTCGCGCGGACCGAGGACGCCGAGCTGATCTACCGCTTCCTGCACCGGCCGTTCCCCGAGTGGTGGCGGTCCGGGGTGAACCTGGCCTACCGGCCTGTAGGGCACCTCGCCTACTCGCTGCTGCCCGGGTGGGCGCGGCGGATCTACGGCCGGCCCGCGTTCCCGCGCGCCGCGGTGACGGCGGGGCTGCGGGCCGCCAGAGCGACGGGTCTCGCGGTGCCGGGGGCGATCCGCTGGCGCTTCCCCGCCGATCACGTGCTGCGCGCCGTGGAACGCCTCGGCGAACCCGCGTACCCGTCGGCCCGCGCCGTCGCGGCGCTGGGAGCGGCGTAG